One window of Fusobacterium polymorphum genomic DNA carries:
- the rpe gene encoding ribulose-phosphate 3-epimerase — MTNGIKIAPSILSSDFSKLGEEVIAIDKAGADYVHIDVMDGQFVPNLTFGPPVIKCIRKCTKLVFDVHLMIDKPERYIEDFVKAGADIVVVHAESTIHLHRVIQQIKSFGVKAGISLNPSTPEEVLKYVINDIDMVLVMSVNPGFGGQKFIPAVVEKIKAIKKMRADIDIEVDGGITDETIKVCADAGANIFVAGSYVFSGDYKERIDLLKLKAK; from the coding sequence ATGACTAATGGGATTAAAATAGCCCCATCCATATTATCAAGTGATTTTTCAAAACTTGGTGAGGAGGTTATAGCTATTGATAAAGCAGGAGCAGATTATGTTCATATAGATGTTATGGATGGACAATTTGTACCTAATTTAACTTTTGGACCTCCTGTAATAAAATGTATTAGAAAATGTACTAAGCTTGTATTTGATGTACATTTAATGATAGATAAACCAGAAAGATATATTGAAGATTTCGTTAAAGCAGGAGCAGATATTGTTGTGGTGCATGCAGAATCAACAATTCATTTACATAGAGTTATACAACAAATTAAATCTTTTGGAGTTAAGGCAGGGATATCATTAAATCCATCTACACCAGAAGAAGTCTTAAAATATGTTATAAATGATATTGATATGGTATTGGTTATGAGTGTGAACCCAGGTTTTGGTGGACAAAAATTCATACCAGCAGTTGTTGAAAAAATTAAAGCAATAAAGAAAATGAGAGCAGATATAGATATAGAAGTAGATGGTGGAATTACAGATGAAACTATAAAAGTTTGTGCAGATGCAGGGGCTAATATATTTGTAGCAGGTTCTTATGTATTTTCTGGAGATTATAAAGAAAGAATAGATTTATTAAAATTAAAAGCTAAATAG